From a region of the Lactuca sativa cultivar Salinas chromosome 4, Lsat_Salinas_v11, whole genome shotgun sequence genome:
- the LOC122197463 gene encoding disease resistance protein RPV1-like has protein sequence MTPNLERLILIGCHDLTEIHAPIGCLERLVLVNLIGCSWSVSFSLLKKLESLVLLSIPELSVAAKCLEEFPRDTTNNLPMLRFAFHYCKEQTLSTGIDSKAVVLDLQPCTKLESVSGSICGLQHLRRLRFYGCIPELPNDLDLLKCLEQLNLVSTHIKFLPDSVCMLKHLKSLTLKDCWYLEELPENLGWLKNLEELSLSSASLRRLPNSICMLIHLQSLILESCVLLEKLPEDIGQLECLEMLNLTKCLSLGDIPNSICNLKCLRFLFLGFCSKLEKLPEDFGNLELLEGLDISLTRISRLPHIFFFRFRFSLENLQNAFKNGSSGRVGVGTVAVVRATTGGQAVVLVAAIVAVVVMTAVVVVVMG, from the exons ATGACTCCGAATCTTGAGAGGTTAATTCTTATTGGATGTCATGATTTGACAGAGATTCATGCGCCCATTGGATGTCTAGAAAGGCTTGTTCTCGTAAATTTAATTGGTTGCTCATGGTCTGTATCTTTTTCTTTGCTTAAAAAGTTGGAATCACTTGTGCTTCTAAGTATACCTGAGTTATCTGTGGCTGCGAAGTGCTTGGAGGAATTCCCAAGGGACACCACAAACAATCTACCAATGCTACGGTTTGCATTCCACTATTGTAAAGAACAAACCTTGTCAACCGGAATTGATTCTAAGGCTGTCGTTCTAGATCTCCAACCTTGCACAAAACTTGAGAGTGTTTCAGGAAGCATTTGTGGTTTACAACATCTAAGACGCCTTAGATTCTATGGCTGTATTCCAGAGTTGCCTAATGACCTTGACCTGTTGAAATGCTTAGAACAGCTCAATTTGGTGTCTACACACATCAAATTTCTTCCTGATAGCGTTTGTATGTTGAAACACCTAAAATCTCTCACACTTAAAGATTGTTGGTATCTTGAAGAGTTACCGGAGAATCTTGGTTGGTTAAAAAATTTAGAGGAGTTGAGTTTGTCGTCTGCAAGTCTTCGACGTCTTCCAAATAGCATTTGCATGCTGATTCATCTGCAATCTCTAATACTTGAATCTTGTGTGCTCCTTGAGAAGTTACCCGAGGATATTGGCCAATTAGAATGTTTAGAGATGCTGAACCTGACCAAGTGTTTATCTTTAGGAGATATTCCAAACAGCATATGTAACTTGAAATGTTTGAGATTTCTCTTTCTTGGCTTTTGTAGTAAACTTGAGAAATTGCCAGAGGATTTTGGAAATCTAGAGCTTTTAGAAGGTTTAGATATATCGTTAACACGAATAAGTCGTCTTCCACACA TTTTCTTTTTCCGTTTTCGGTTTTCATTGGAAAATTTACAAAATGCGTTTA aaaacggTAGCAGTGGTAGGGTGGGCGTGGGGACGGTGGCGGTGGTGAGGGCAACGACAGGGGGACAGGCGGTGGTGCTGGTGGCGGCAATTGTGGCAGTGGTGGTGATgacggcggtggtggtggtggtgatggggtaG
- the LOC111878580 gene encoding TMV resistance protein N, whose protein sequence is MASSSTSSNQKSFKYHVFLSFRGEDTRKTFVDHLYVSLKQLGIHTFRDNEELEKGKRIDELFKAIEESRFFIIVFSQNYASSSWCLKELAKIMECQDENEQIAYPLFYDVEPSDIRKRSGPVEEAIAKHKTNEQITKWEKALESAGNLVGWNLKNIADGHEAEAIKKIVKEISLKLRSIHLSNDENVIGMDHRMQDLESSLGIGLNDKARLIGIKGMGGIGKTTLARAIFDNISSHFEGSFFADDVREISKKEGLRSLQERILSGVLKDENMRVGSVHDGKEFMRMRLPYKKVLLVLDDVDDEEQLEALAGDWFKDGSRIIITTRDEKVLLAHGVDTNWIHDVGFLSDEEAMSLFSRYAFKRYIPDEGYEKLSSEVVRYAAGLPLMIKVLGSHLRGENELVWRGALKRLETIPSRKIIEVLEISYNSLEDDHKEMFLDVACFLRGFPKEYVVRVLDSCGFSAAYGLRILEQKCLITILNDDSSRLGMHDRLVELGQNIVRRSHPDDPNKHSRLWIREEIEKLFTDDSGTEASTCIGLELVWKELSPEIIIKSLGNLKKLRYLCLGGKHDDCFPRDWKFDNTKQYLPNSLQFLYWNVYPGCLYPQHFEQIILLDLN, encoded by the exons ATGGCGTCTTCTTCAACTTCATCCAATCAAAAGAGCTTTAAGTATCATGTGTTCTTGAGCTTTAGAGGAGAAGACACGCGTAAGACCTTTGTTGATCATCTTTACGTTTCTCTTAAGCAACTAGGTATTCACACCTTCAGGGATAACGAGGAACTGGAGAAAGGAAAAAGGATCGATGAGCTCTTCAAAGCCATTGAAGAGTCAAGGTTCTTTATAATTGTTTTCTCCCAAAACTATGCATCTTCTTCTTGGTGCCTGAAGGAACTTGCGAAGATTATGGAGTGTCAAGACGAAAATGAGCAGATTGCTTACCCGCTCTTTTATGATGTGGAGCCCAGCGACATCCGCAAACGAAGTGGGCCAGTTGAAGAAGCCATTGCCAAACATAAGACTAACGAACAGATTACGAAATGGGAAAAGGCTCTGGAAAGTGCAGGCAATCTGGTTGGGTGGAATCTAAAAAACATTGCTGATGG GCATGAAGCTGAAGccataaaaaaaattgttaaagaAATTTCACTCAAGTTACGATCCATTCATTTGAGCAATGATGAAAATGTAATAGGCATGGACCACCGCATGCAAGATCTTGAGTCATCTTTGGGGATCGGTTTGAACGATAAAGCGCGCTTGATAGGGATCAAGGGGATGGGAGGCATTGGGAAGACAACTTTGGCCAGAGCTATTTTTGATAACATATCTTCCCATTTTGAAGGTAGTTTCTTTGCTGATGACGTAAGGGAAATTTCAAAAAAGGAAGGTTTGCGGTCATTGCAAGAACGAATCCTTTCAGGTGTtctaaaagatgaaaacatgCGTGTGGGGAGTGTTCATGATGGGAAAGAATTCATGAGAATGAGGCTACCCTATAAAAAAGTTCTTCTTGTTCTAGACGATGTGGATGATGAAGAGCAGCTTGAGGCGTTAGCTGGTGATTGGTTTAAGGACGGAAGTAGAATCATCATTACAACAAGAGACGAGAAAGTGCTGCTAGCACACGGAGTAGATACAAACTGGATTCATGATGTCGGCTTCTTGTCGGATGAGGAAGCAATGAGCCTGTTTAGTAGGTATGCATTTAAGAGATACATTCCAGATGAAGGGTATGAAAAGCTTTCATCAGAAGTAGTACGTTATGCTGCTGGTCTTCCCTTAATGATTAAAGTTTTGGGTTCACATCTGCGTGGTGAAAATGAGCTAGTGTGGAGAGGTGCACTAAAAAGACTAGAAACAATTCCATCTCGGAAAATTATAGAGGTGTTGGAAATAAGCTATAACAGCCTAGAGGATGATCACAAGGAAATGTTCTTAGATGTTGCATGCTTCTTGAGGGGGTTTCCTAAAGAGTATGTGGTTAGAGTCCTTGATAGCTGTGGATTTAGTGCCGCATATGGTTTAAGAATTCTTGAGCAAAAATGTCTCATAACAATTTTAAATGATGACTCGAGTAGATTGGGCATGCATGATAGACTAGTAGAATTGGGACAGAATATTGTTCGGCGATCACACCCCGATGACCCCAACAAACACAGCCGACTCTGGATTCGCGAGGAAATTGAAAAACTATTCACCGATGATTCG GGTACTGAAGCATCAACATGTATAGGACTGGAGCTGGTGTGGAAGGAACTGAGTCCTGAAATTATCATCAAAAGCCTTGGAAACCTGAAGAAACTTAGATATCTTTGTCTTGGTGGGAAGCATGATGACTGTTTCCCTAGGGACTGGAAGTTTGATAATACAAAACAGTACTTACCGAATTCGTTACAGTTTTTGTATTGGAATGTTTACCCTGGTTGTCTTTACCCCCAACATTTCGAGCAAATCATCTTGTTGGACTTGAACTAG